In Nocardioides faecalis, the following proteins share a genomic window:
- a CDS encoding LLM class flavin-dependent oxidoreductase has translation MKFGIMNLFPVADGASDHQVLRDTLEEVQLADELGFDSIWLAEHHFSKYGILGNPLNFAMAVAERTQRITIGTAVLVIPLHDPLRLAEDIAALDVLSGGRVSIGVGRGYNPAEFAGFRVPIEESKQRYKETLDVVRLALSQENFSYEGEIFQFKDMTTYPRPLTPGGPPILQGTVSPDSFRERGEIGESIITSPNFTPLGIMQKNFALYRTAMTENGFDLASYDLPFMQQVWCGDGEDGLRAAAQAALNYYKSVGKVIPGSEEAMEQERDYYRAVAKNIELLTLEQTLTHGGNFGSPQRVIETIEMLREQLGINHYIGWLRIPTLDRAEALRSMEMFADKVIPHFRAQDELAAPVEAVVG, from the coding sequence GTGAAGTTCGGCATCATGAACCTCTTCCCCGTCGCCGACGGGGCGTCTGACCACCAGGTGCTGCGCGACACCCTGGAGGAGGTGCAGCTCGCCGACGAGCTCGGCTTCGACTCGATCTGGCTCGCCGAGCACCACTTCTCCAAGTACGGCATCCTCGGCAACCCGCTGAACTTCGCGATGGCCGTCGCCGAGCGCACCCAGCGGATCACCATCGGCACCGCCGTCCTGGTCATCCCGCTGCACGACCCGCTGCGCCTGGCCGAGGACATCGCCGCCCTCGACGTGCTCTCCGGCGGCCGGGTCAGCATCGGCGTCGGCCGCGGCTACAACCCCGCCGAGTTCGCCGGCTTCCGGGTCCCGATCGAGGAGTCCAAGCAGCGCTACAAGGAGACCCTCGACGTCGTCCGGCTCGCGCTGTCGCAGGAGAACTTCTCCTACGAGGGCGAGATCTTCCAGTTCAAGGACATGACGACCTACCCGCGCCCGCTGACCCCGGGCGGCCCGCCGATCCTGCAGGGCACCGTCTCGCCGGACAGCTTCCGCGAGCGCGGCGAGATCGGCGAGTCGATCATCACCTCCCCGAACTTCACCCCGCTCGGGATCATGCAGAAGAACTTCGCCCTCTACCGCACGGCGATGACCGAGAACGGCTTCGACCTCGCCTCCTACGACCTGCCCTTCATGCAGCAGGTGTGGTGCGGCGACGGGGAGGATGGCCTCCGGGCGGCGGCGCAGGCCGCGCTGAACTACTACAAGTCGGTGGGCAAGGTGATCCCCGGCTCGGAGGAAGCCATGGAGCAGGAGCGCGACTACTACCGCGCCGTCGCCAAGAACATCGAGCTGCTCACCTTGGAGCAGACGCTGACGCACGGCGGCAACTTCGGCTCCCCGCAGCGCGTGATCGAGACCATCGAGATGCTCCGCGAGCAGCTCGGCATCAACCACTACATCGGCTGGCTGCGGATCCCCACGCTGGACCGGGCCGAGGCGCTGCGCTCGATGGAGATGTTCGCCGACAAGGTCATCCCGCACTTCCGGGCGCAGGACGAGCTGGCCGCCCCCGTCGAGGCGGTCGTCGGGTGA
- a CDS encoding LuxR C-terminal-related transcriptional regulator has product MSSRPRPERDAAEPPTMLAEALGADQLAELQAVLVQAERVLGETSVPPLEDIDDFGAAVAALERGWRDVRTAVADADVRADDLDHTNVEDLMRRIVRAERTVRTADVRRRESAVRLVREALAELRDIGSVEGLIAHGGEALCRLGFDRGLISSVSDDVWLTESLHLDDDPEWAASIVAAGRANPVVLGRGLPEDEARRRRRPVLVTGVQEREEVHQAVAEASQARSYAAAPIMPGQRLLGFVHGDRFFHRGDLTDFDAELVGVFTQGYSFALERAILAEELARLQETVRLIGAGLQDLGPPNGGTGPDLALPRRPEPGHPWAPPPARTLRSVPRTTAYDATLTRREQEVLELMAQGDTNQRIARRLSITEGTAKSHVKHILRKLGAANRAEAVARWHQARSDVGRSG; this is encoded by the coding sequence ATGAGCAGCAGGCCACGCCCCGAGCGCGATGCCGCCGAGCCCCCCACGATGCTGGCGGAGGCGCTCGGCGCCGACCAGCTGGCCGAGCTGCAGGCCGTGCTGGTGCAGGCCGAGCGGGTGCTCGGCGAGACCTCGGTGCCACCGCTGGAGGACATCGACGACTTCGGCGCCGCCGTGGCCGCCCTCGAGCGCGGGTGGCGCGACGTACGCACCGCGGTGGCCGACGCCGACGTCCGGGCCGACGACCTGGACCACACGAACGTCGAGGACCTGATGCGCCGCATCGTGCGCGCCGAGCGGACGGTGCGCACCGCCGACGTGCGCCGCCGGGAGTCCGCGGTCCGCCTGGTCCGCGAGGCGCTCGCCGAGCTGCGCGACATCGGCTCGGTGGAGGGGCTGATCGCGCACGGCGGGGAGGCGTTGTGCCGGCTCGGGTTCGACCGGGGGCTGATCTCCAGCGTGAGCGACGACGTGTGGCTCACCGAGTCGCTGCACCTGGACGACGACCCGGAGTGGGCGGCCTCGATCGTCGCCGCGGGCCGGGCGAACCCGGTGGTCCTGGGGCGTGGGCTGCCCGAGGACGAGGCCCGGCGCCGACGGCGACCGGTGTTGGTCACCGGCGTGCAGGAGCGCGAGGAGGTGCACCAGGCGGTCGCCGAGGCATCCCAGGCCCGCTCGTACGCCGCCGCGCCGATCATGCCCGGGCAGCGCCTGCTCGGCTTCGTGCACGGCGACCGGTTCTTCCACCGCGGGGACCTCACCGACTTCGACGCCGAGCTGGTCGGGGTGTTCACCCAGGGTTACAGCTTCGCCCTGGAGCGGGCGATTCTCGCCGAGGAGCTGGCGCGGCTGCAGGAGACCGTGCGGCTGATCGGCGCCGGCCTGCAGGACCTCGGCCCACCGAACGGCGGCACCGGCCCGGACCTGGCCTTGCCGCGCCGCCCGGAGCCCGGGCACCCGTGGGCCCCTCCCCCGGCGCGCACCCTGCGCAGCGTGCCCCGCACCACGGCGTACGACGCCACGCTGACCCGGCGCGAGCAGGAGGTCCTGGAGCTGATGGCCCAGGGCGACACCAACCAGCGGATCGCCCGGCGACTCTCGATCACCGAGGGCACCGCGAAGTCCCACGTCAAGCACATCCTGCGCAAGCTCGGCGCCGCGAACCGCGCCGAGGCGGTGGCGCGCTGGCACCAGGCGCGCAGCGACGTCGGGCGCTCGGGCTGA
- a CDS encoding VOC family protein, with product MRIGHVIVPADDLDAQLGFYERLGLSVRFRDGDRYAALTDGTTTLGLAGPGEQPVAGRTVLSLEVDDLDAVVADLADAGTETGPVVVGPHERRVLVHDRAGNPVTLYEKLA from the coding sequence ATGAGGATCGGCCACGTCATCGTGCCGGCTGACGACCTCGACGCCCAGCTCGGCTTCTACGAGCGGCTCGGGCTGAGCGTCCGCTTCCGCGACGGCGACCGCTACGCCGCGCTCACCGACGGCACCACCACGCTGGGCCTGGCCGGCCCCGGCGAGCAGCCGGTCGCCGGGCGCACCGTGCTCAGCCTGGAGGTCGACGACCTCGACGCCGTGGTCGCCGACCTCGCCGACGCCGGCACCGAGACCGGGCCCGTCGTCGTCGGGCCGCACGAGCGCCGGGTCCTCGTCCACGACCGGGCGGGCAACCCGGTCACCCTCTACGAGAAGCTGGCGTGA
- a CDS encoding class I adenylate-forming enzyme family protein, which yields MSSNLAAIIEGRAADRGESTALWSEHGGTWTFTEVDLLAGGVAQALSAHGVVAGDRVACYLTNGPELALFLYGAWKIGAVPVTISSLYNAAELAESVDKTSPRLLLVDDRGSAAATTLAGTVEVLSIGTADSGLPRLDWRHEARVAAVEVAEDAEACILFTGGTTGRPKAVSITHGGTYASLARLARVSAGTDRQGSAAPDARPNLIALPLFHSGGQHSLLFAHFVGRGTVVWERFGVDRLARLMERHRFDNFFFLPTMVYDIVHAEQDLPFEGVKSVLVAGQAISWTLRRQFEERYQVPILVNYGSTESGHIAGWTGKDMKAGLWKPGSAGRVYPGVDLEVRDDDGRVLGVGEEGEIVVRSELTKGYVDDAAASAELVRDGWVHTGDMGHVDADGVLWLSGRKRDMIKCGGFQVWPEEIEDVLREHPRVRDVRVVGVPDDRMGEIPLALVVRDDQADGADGADGADGADGADADSVVAELTAFARERLAHFKTPRRWEFVAELERSEAGKIKRTAVELAEVAP from the coding sequence ATGAGCAGCAACCTCGCCGCGATCATCGAGGGCCGTGCCGCCGACCGCGGCGAGAGCACCGCGCTGTGGTCCGAGCACGGCGGCACCTGGACCTTCACCGAGGTCGACCTGCTCGCCGGCGGCGTGGCGCAGGCGCTGTCCGCGCACGGCGTCGTCGCGGGAGACCGGGTCGCCTGCTACCTGACCAACGGGCCCGAGCTCGCCCTGTTCCTGTACGGCGCGTGGAAGATCGGCGCCGTCCCGGTGACCATCAGCAGCCTCTACAACGCGGCCGAGCTGGCGGAGTCGGTGGACAAGACCTCCCCCCGGCTCCTGCTCGTCGACGACCGGGGGAGCGCGGCGGCCACCACCCTCGCCGGGACCGTGGAGGTGCTCAGCATCGGCACCGCGGACTCCGGGCTGCCGCGGCTGGACTGGCGGCACGAGGCCCGCGTGGCAGCCGTCGAGGTCGCCGAGGACGCCGAGGCCTGCATCCTGTTCACCGGCGGCACCACCGGCCGGCCCAAGGCCGTCAGCATCACCCACGGCGGCACCTACGCCTCGCTCGCCCGCCTGGCGCGCGTGTCCGCCGGCACAGACCGACAGGGCTCGGCGGCACCGGACGCCCGCCCGAACCTGATCGCGCTGCCGCTGTTCCACTCCGGTGGCCAGCACTCGCTGCTGTTCGCCCACTTCGTGGGCCGCGGCACGGTCGTGTGGGAGCGCTTCGGCGTCGACCGGCTCGCCCGGCTCATGGAGCGCCACCGCTTCGACAACTTCTTCTTCCTGCCCACGATGGTCTACGACATCGTGCATGCCGAGCAGGACCTGCCGTTCGAGGGCGTGAAGTCGGTGCTCGTCGCCGGCCAGGCGATCTCCTGGACCCTGCGGCGGCAGTTCGAGGAGCGCTACCAGGTGCCGATCCTGGTCAACTACGGCTCCACCGAGTCCGGGCACATCGCCGGCTGGACCGGCAAGGACATGAAGGCCGGGCTCTGGAAGCCCGGCTCGGCCGGCCGGGTCTACCCCGGGGTCGACCTGGAGGTGCGCGACGACGACGGCCGCGTGCTGGGCGTCGGTGAGGAGGGCGAGATCGTCGTACGCTCCGAGCTGACCAAGGGGTACGTCGACGACGCCGCCGCCTCCGCGGAGCTGGTCCGCGACGGCTGGGTGCACACCGGCGACATGGGCCACGTCGACGCCGACGGCGTGCTGTGGCTGTCCGGCCGCAAGCGCGACATGATCAAGTGCGGCGGCTTCCAGGTCTGGCCCGAGGAGATCGAGGACGTCCTGCGCGAGCACCCGCGGGTCCGCGACGTCCGGGTCGTCGGCGTGCCCGACGACCGGATGGGCGAGATCCCGCTCGCGCTGGTCGTCCGCGACGACCAGGCCGACGGGGCCGACGGGGCCGACGGGGCCGACGGGGCCGACGGGGCCGACGCCGACTCCGTGGTCGCCGAGCTGACCGCCTTCGCCCGCGAGCGCCTGGCGCACTTCAAGACCCCGCGCCGGTGGGAGTTCGTGGCGGAGCTGGAGCGCAGCGAGGCCGGCAAGATCAAGCGCACGGCGGTGGAGCTGGCGGAGGTGGCGCCGTGA
- a CDS encoding enoyl-CoA hydratase/isomerase family protein, translated as MKKTEAEMLENQWDVENMEVDPEVLARYVRYEVDEKLATATITFDRPELLNAIPVAAFERVGDLVREAETDDRVKVIIFKGEGKHFGTGADAAELGHYIGYKKGTDKASRRRPAQRQRILPDRNVLTAGFTRPIIESLKATICQVQGYCYGGHFQIALSADIVIASPDAKFTHPAFRYLGPAPQDMYHWIEKVGLTTMKDVMLTMRAIGAEEGEAKGLVTKVVPRDELDQWVADYAEAIAVMPLDSLMMGKSMMQIVMEARGKGLGAMTGWVGHGWATNVSFEDGDFNFLKERMTQGVSKALEKRDMMVAPYFRLSDARSQEA; from the coding sequence GTGAAGAAGACCGAAGCAGAGATGCTGGAGAACCAGTGGGACGTCGAGAACATGGAGGTCGACCCCGAGGTCCTCGCGCGCTACGTGCGCTACGAGGTCGACGAGAAGCTGGCGACCGCCACCATCACCTTCGACCGTCCCGAGCTGCTCAACGCCATCCCGGTGGCGGCGTTCGAGCGGGTCGGTGACCTGGTCCGCGAGGCCGAGACCGACGACCGGGTCAAGGTCATCATCTTCAAGGGCGAGGGCAAGCACTTCGGCACCGGCGCGGACGCCGCCGAGCTCGGCCACTACATCGGCTACAAGAAGGGCACCGACAAGGCCTCGCGCCGTCGTCCCGCCCAGCGCCAGCGCATCCTGCCCGACCGCAACGTGCTGACCGCCGGCTTCACCCGCCCGATCATCGAGTCGCTGAAGGCGACCATCTGCCAGGTGCAGGGCTACTGCTACGGCGGCCACTTCCAGATCGCGCTGTCGGCCGACATCGTCATCGCCAGCCCGGACGCCAAGTTCACCCACCCGGCGTTCCGCTACCTCGGTCCCGCCCCGCAGGACATGTACCACTGGATCGAGAAGGTCGGCCTGACGACGATGAAGGACGTCATGCTCACCATGCGCGCGATCGGCGCCGAGGAGGGCGAGGCCAAGGGCCTGGTCACCAAGGTCGTGCCCCGCGACGAGCTCGACCAGTGGGTCGCCGACTACGCCGAGGCGATCGCCGTCATGCCGCTCGACTCGCTGATGATGGGCAAGTCGATGATGCAGATCGTGATGGAGGCCCGCGGCAAGGGCCTCGGCGCGATGACCGGCTGGGTCGGCCACGGCTGGGCCACCAACGTCTCCTTCGAGGACGGTGACTTCAACTTCCTCAAGGAGCGGATGACGCAGGGTGTCAGCAAGGCGCTGGAGAAGCGCGACATGATGGTGGCCCCCTACTTCCGGCTCAGCGACGCGCGCTCCCAGGAGGCCTGA
- a CDS encoding enoyl-CoA hydratase/isomerase family protein — translation MSGLRTSRPEAGVVLLQMHRPEHGNALDVELKTALRDTLAEVAADDTARAVVLAGNEQVFTVGQDLAELHEALRRDPARAGDTVAEHYNPITRLLATMPKPVVAAVSGTCVGAGLGFALACDLQVWGEGTTLGTAFAKVGLTCDSGLSATLARSVGAARAARLVLLAETFPVEQGLEWGLAGDLVAPGEVLPTALALAGRLATGPTRSYAASKRLLADAGHRDLEASLAAEAAEQSVLGTTVDHLEAVGSFLARRRPVFTGA, via the coding sequence GTGAGCGGCCTGCGGACGAGCCGGCCCGAGGCCGGGGTCGTCCTGCTGCAGATGCACCGGCCCGAGCACGGCAACGCGCTCGATGTGGAGCTGAAGACCGCGCTGCGCGACACCCTGGCCGAGGTGGCCGCCGACGACACCGCGCGAGCGGTCGTGCTCGCCGGCAACGAGCAGGTGTTCACCGTCGGCCAGGACCTCGCCGAGCTGCACGAGGCGCTGCGCCGCGACCCGGCCCGCGCGGGAGACACCGTCGCGGAGCACTACAACCCCATCACCCGCCTGCTGGCGACCATGCCGAAGCCGGTGGTCGCCGCCGTCTCCGGCACCTGCGTCGGTGCCGGGCTGGGGTTCGCACTCGCCTGCGACCTGCAGGTGTGGGGCGAGGGGACCACCCTGGGCACCGCGTTCGCCAAGGTGGGGCTGACCTGCGACTCCGGGCTGTCGGCGACCCTGGCCCGCTCCGTCGGGGCGGCACGGGCCGCGCGACTGGTGCTGCTCGCCGAGACGTTCCCCGTCGAGCAGGGCCTGGAGTGGGGACTGGCCGGTGACCTCGTCGCACCGGGCGAGGTGCTGCCCACGGCGCTGGCGCTGGCCGGCCGTCTCGCGACCGGGCCGACACGCTCCTACGCCGCGTCCAAGCGGCTGCTCGCCGACGCCGGCCACCGCGACCTGGAGGCGAGCCTGGCGGCCGAGGCCGCCGAGCAGTCCGTGCTCGGCACCACCGTGGACCACCTGGAGGCGGTCGGCTCCTTCTTGGCCCGCCGCCGGCCGGTGTTCACCGGCGCCTGA
- a CDS encoding LLM class flavin-dependent oxidoreductase, which produces MKFGILLDHQYDRGDDIGRRSGELVEFVQHIRDLGYDSVFGIHHYLSSLSTPQPLPLLSRLIDHSGTMELGTGILILPLGHPVHWAEEIATIDQMSGGRFVLGVGSGYREDEFASFGVERRTRVSRLNESLEVMRKLWSGETVTHHGKHFDLDGVRCSVLPAQQEIPVWVGANGPIGIERIARQGLPWLAPSNVRRNWAVGNLQDYRAHRKDAGFDDTGAVFPIHRDLCVADSFEDAWEIAGGPVRRSYGEYVQYGMDYFESQWEGIKHKALFFGSPDDIAAKVTDFASAGFNHFVFRTQWLDLPIERSMEIVERFAREVMPRFKA; this is translated from the coding sequence GTGAAGTTCGGCATCCTCCTCGACCACCAGTACGACCGCGGCGACGACATCGGTCGTCGCAGCGGTGAGCTGGTCGAGTTCGTCCAGCACATCCGCGACCTCGGCTATGACTCGGTCTTCGGCATCCACCACTACCTGTCGTCGCTGAGCACCCCGCAGCCCCTGCCGCTGCTGTCGCGGTTGATCGACCACTCCGGGACGATGGAGCTCGGCACGGGCATCCTCATCCTCCCGCTGGGTCATCCGGTGCACTGGGCCGAGGAGATCGCCACCATCGACCAGATGTCCGGCGGGCGCTTCGTGCTGGGCGTCGGCTCGGGCTACCGCGAGGACGAGTTCGCCTCGTTCGGGGTCGAGCGTCGGACCCGGGTCTCGCGGCTCAACGAGTCGCTGGAGGTGATGCGCAAGCTGTGGAGCGGTGAGACCGTGACCCACCACGGCAAGCACTTCGACCTCGACGGCGTGCGCTGCAGCGTGCTGCCGGCGCAGCAGGAGATCCCGGTGTGGGTCGGTGCCAACGGGCCGATCGGGATCGAGCGGATCGCCCGCCAAGGGCTGCCGTGGCTCGCGCCGTCCAACGTGCGCCGCAACTGGGCGGTCGGCAACCTGCAGGACTACCGCGCGCACCGCAAGGACGCCGGCTTCGACGACACCGGTGCGGTCTTCCCGATCCACCGCGACCTGTGCGTGGCCGACTCCTTCGAGGACGCCTGGGAGATCGCGGGCGGCCCGGTCCGGCGCTCGTACGGCGAGTACGTCCAGTACGGCATGGACTACTTCGAGTCCCAGTGGGAGGGCATCAAGCACAAGGCGCTGTTCTTCGGCTCGCCCGACGACATCGCGGCCAAGGTCACCGACTTCGCCTCGGCCGGGTTCAACCACTTCGTGTTCCGCACGCAGTGGCTGGACCTGCCGATCGAGCGCTCCATGGAGATCGTGGAGCGCTTCGCCCGCGAGGTCATGCCGAGGTTCAAGGCATGA
- a CDS encoding LLM class flavin-dependent oxidoreductase, protein MKFGIMASHQYPHEEDLRAHLSDLFGTVELAAELGYDSVWTINHFQSNLATPQPISMIASLIPRTGDMTIGTGILLLPLFHPAHVAEEFATLDQLSGGRVVLGVGAGYRENEFAAFGIDPATRFGRLDESLRLIRELWTGEPVTFSGKHFSLEDASIGVRPLTPGGPPVWVGAGGTKAVRRAARLGDAWYAPGNSPNPSFLPDHVAVYDAALLEAGKDPATVERPVGVELYCAPTTEQAVAEALPHARREYSTYAEYPALRWQRDRFDELVVNTLLLGSPEDLVRRIGELREVGFNHLIFRPGWLGMPPEKVRASLRLFAEEVFPAFR, encoded by the coding sequence GTGAAGTTCGGCATCATGGCCTCCCACCAGTACCCGCACGAGGAGGACCTGCGGGCCCACCTCTCCGACCTGTTCGGCACGGTGGAGCTGGCAGCGGAGCTCGGCTACGACTCGGTGTGGACCATCAACCACTTCCAGTCCAACCTGGCCACCCCGCAGCCGATCTCGATGATCGCCAGCCTCATCCCGCGCACCGGGGACATGACCATCGGCACCGGCATCCTGCTGCTGCCCCTCTTCCACCCGGCGCACGTCGCCGAGGAGTTCGCGACGCTGGACCAGCTCTCCGGCGGCCGGGTGGTGCTCGGGGTCGGTGCCGGCTACCGGGAGAACGAGTTCGCTGCCTTCGGCATCGACCCGGCCACCCGGTTCGGCCGCCTGGACGAGAGCCTGCGGCTGATCCGCGAGCTGTGGACCGGCGAGCCGGTCACCTTCTCCGGCAAGCACTTCTCACTCGAGGACGCCTCGATCGGCGTCCGGCCGCTCACCCCCGGCGGCCCGCCGGTCTGGGTCGGTGCCGGTGGCACGAAGGCCGTGCGGCGTGCGGCGCGGCTCGGCGACGCCTGGTACGCACCCGGCAACTCACCGAACCCGTCCTTCCTGCCCGACCACGTCGCGGTGTACGACGCCGCGCTGCTCGAGGCGGGCAAGGACCCGGCGACGGTGGAGCGTCCGGTCGGCGTCGAGCTCTACTGCGCGCCGACGACCGAGCAGGCCGTCGCCGAGGCGCTGCCGCACGCCCGGCGCGAGTACTCCACCTACGCCGAGTATCCCGCCCTGCGTTGGCAGCGGGACCGGTTCGACGAGCTGGTGGTCAACACGCTGCTCCTGGGCAGCCCCGAGGACCTGGTGAGGCGGATCGGCGAGCTGCGCGAGGTCGGCTTCAACCACCTGATCTTCCGGCCCGGCTGGCTGGGCATGCCGCCCGAGAAGGTGCGTGCCTCGCTTCGGCTCTTCGCCGAGGAGGTCTTCCCTGCCTTCCGCTGA
- a CDS encoding MmgE/PrpD family protein produces the protein MSAAPTAPLPATATEQLVAFVCDAAPAPTPATVAALRGLVVDTVAVATAGTRTPAADLLRSWVTEQYPARTADSTGLAAVWGTGTRLGPADAALVNGTAAHALDWDDAAPSMAMHPAAVLLPTLFALSARRPVTGAELVAAYDVGSAVFRAVSEILPHHVHYGRGWHNTSTTGRLAATAAAGRLLGLDRTATRHALGIAASCAAGSLANFGTMTKPMHAGLAARDAVTAVGLAARGFTANPGQLDARGGFLELFGEPSADRTARLGERLEHWRVAWVEDYAIKAYPSCFATQRAIDAGISLREELGADLGAHGDAVARIEVTLEHRGTRPLRDAPASTGLEAKFSLEYCLAVALVHGDVVLGDFTDAALGRPGLATLAAKVELGERPAADEPGHTVVRLHLTDGRTLERIVHHSRGDSHRPLTTDELAAKFGQCVGDGAPQRAWFEALHGVPDRTTASDLQELLAGPEAS, from the coding sequence GTGAGCGCCGCTCCCACCGCGCCCCTGCCCGCCACCGCTACCGAGCAGCTGGTCGCCTTCGTCTGCGACGCCGCCCCGGCGCCCACGCCGGCCACCGTCGCCGCACTGCGCGGCCTGGTCGTGGACACGGTGGCCGTGGCCACGGCCGGCACCCGCACGCCGGCGGCCGACCTGCTCCGCTCCTGGGTCACCGAGCAGTACCCGGCGCGCACCGCCGACTCCACCGGCCTCGCCGCCGTCTGGGGCACCGGCACCCGGCTCGGCCCGGCCGACGCCGCCCTGGTCAACGGCACCGCGGCGCACGCGCTGGACTGGGACGACGCCGCACCGTCGATGGCGATGCATCCCGCTGCGGTGCTGCTGCCGACGCTGTTCGCGCTGTCCGCCCGACGCCCGGTGACCGGTGCCGAGCTCGTCGCTGCATACGACGTGGGCTCGGCCGTCTTCCGCGCCGTCTCCGAGATCCTGCCGCACCACGTGCACTACGGCCGCGGCTGGCACAACACCTCCACCACCGGCCGCCTGGCCGCCACCGCCGCCGCGGGCCGCCTGCTCGGACTGGACCGCACCGCCACCCGGCACGCCCTGGGCATCGCCGCGTCGTGCGCGGCCGGCAGCCTGGCGAACTTCGGCACGATGACCAAGCCGATGCACGCCGGGCTCGCCGCCCGGGACGCGGTGACGGCGGTGGGCCTGGCGGCCCGGGGGTTCACCGCCAACCCGGGCCAGCTGGACGCCCGCGGCGGCTTCCTGGAGCTCTTCGGCGAGCCCTCCGCCGACCGGACCGCCCGGCTGGGCGAGCGGCTGGAGCACTGGCGCGTCGCCTGGGTCGAGGACTACGCGATCAAGGCCTACCCGTCCTGCTTCGCTACGCAGCGCGCGATCGACGCCGGCATCTCGCTGCGCGAGGAGCTGGGTGCGGACCTCGGCGCGCACGGCGACGCGGTGGCCCGGATCGAGGTCACCCTCGAGCACCGCGGCACCCGTCCGCTGCGCGACGCTCCCGCGAGCACCGGCTTGGAGGCCAAGTTCTCCCTCGAGTACTGCCTCGCCGTCGCACTGGTGCACGGCGACGTGGTGCTCGGCGACTTCACCGACGCCGCACTGGGCCGGCCCGGGCTGGCCACGCTGGCGGCCAAGGTCGAGCTCGGGGAGCGCCCGGCCGCCGACGAGCCCGGGCACACCGTCGTCCGGCTGCACCTGACGGACGGCCGGACGCTCGAGCGCATCGTGCACCACTCCCGCGGCGACTCCCACCGGCCGCTGACGACCGACGAGCTGGCGGCGAAGTTCGGCCAGTGCGTGGGCGACGGCGCGCCGCAGCGAGCCTGGTTCGAGGCGCTGCACGGCGTACCGGACCGGACCACGGCGAGCGACCTGCAGGAGCTGCTCGCCGGGCCCGAGGCCTCCTGA
- a CDS encoding LLM class flavin-dependent oxidoreductase, with the protein MKISCFLSAQFDPGASATQGIDDVLAQAVAAEEAGFHAVMLGHHYLAQSAFVQPIPLAGYLAAATERVRIGFGVLLAPLLNPVALAEDLATLDVLSGGRLTVGMGAGYRKRETTAFGVAWEDRLRRLREYVPILRALWAGESLDLAGTWGEVPNASLALRPVQPGGPPLWIGAFADPAIRRAARLDAPWLIGPKGDDAQLAAQLDLYRSTLSEHGFSLEREYPMSREGFIGDTFASAAAGVRPHLERQYAGYKSWDDAQSVDVERYLAEDCLVGSADDIVAKLHRWESELGITEVCLRLQFVGAGQEETMEQIRRFGDEVVARVGDGAGR; encoded by the coding sequence GTGAAGATCAGCTGCTTCCTGAGCGCGCAGTTCGACCCCGGCGCCTCGGCGACCCAGGGCATCGACGACGTGCTCGCGCAGGCCGTGGCCGCCGAGGAGGCCGGCTTCCACGCGGTCATGCTGGGCCACCACTACCTCGCCCAGTCGGCGTTCGTGCAGCCGATCCCGCTCGCCGGCTACCTCGCGGCTGCCACCGAACGGGTGCGCATCGGCTTCGGCGTGCTGCTCGCCCCCCTGCTCAACCCGGTCGCCCTGGCCGAGGACCTGGCCACCCTGGACGTGCTGTCCGGTGGCCGGCTCACCGTCGGGATGGGCGCCGGCTACCGCAAGCGGGAGACCACCGCCTTCGGCGTCGCCTGGGAGGACCGGCTGCGCCGGCTGCGGGAGTACGTGCCGATCCTGCGCGCGCTGTGGGCCGGCGAGAGCCTCGACCTCGCCGGCACCTGGGGCGAGGTGCCCAACGCCTCGCTCGCCCTGCGCCCGGTGCAGCCCGGTGGCCCGCCGCTGTGGATCGGCGCCTTCGCCGACCCCGCGATCCGGCGCGCCGCCCGGCTCGACGCCCCCTGGCTGATCGGGCCGAAGGGCGACGACGCGCAGCTGGCGGCCCAGCTCGACCTCTACCGCAGCACGCTGAGCGAGCACGGGTTCTCCCTCGAGCGGGAGTACCCGATGAGCCGCGAGGGCTTCATCGGAGACACCTTCGCCTCGGCCGCCGCCGGCGTCCGGCCCCACCTGGAGCGGCAGTACGCCGGCTACAAGTCGTGGGACGACGCGCAGTCGGTCGACGTCGAGCGCTACCTCGCCGAGGACTGCCTGGTGGGCTCGGCGGACGACATCGTCGCCAAGCTGCACCGCTGGGAGTCCGAGCTCGGCATCACGGAGGTGTGCCTGCGCCTGCAGTTCGTGGGTGCGGGCCAGGAGGAGACCATGGAGCAGATCCGGCGCTTCGGCGACGAGGTCGTCGCCCGGGTCGGGGACGGAGCCGGACGATGA